Part of the Candidatus Cloacimonadota bacterium genome, ATTCCAAACATCGATATTTTCCAGTTTGGTACACCCGATTTTGTAGATAAAAAAAATCCTAAGCCCATTGATATCGAGGAGGCTGTACAAGGATTCAAGAAAGCAAAAGAGGTTATAATAAGTAAAGAACATGATCTTGTAATACTGGATGAATTAAA contains:
- a CDS encoding cob(I)yrinic acid a,c-diamide adenosyltransferase, yielding MLHIYTGNGKGKTTASLGLATRFLGHHKKVCLIQFMKKNVEYGEITFFKDIPNIDIFQFGTPDFVDKKNPKPIDIEEAVQGFKKAKEVIISKEHDLVILDEL